One Nocardioides aromaticivorans genomic window carries:
- a CDS encoding M1 family metallopeptidase, with the protein MTRMRAASLALALTAALALAACGSDDEPESDGDPTTSATPTSSAPTTSTTTPSAGGKYAAAVSETREDSVYPDIGDPLVDALHYDLGLAWDPAKDRLTAHQTLTFRATGDSPTIPLDFNEQLGISELTVDGEPADHEVDGTHLTIDHPIEADQRYELALTYAGTPEPAPAPSTRQDFTQGVGWSITDEHETWTLQEPYGAFTWYAVNDQPADKAFYDFTLTSPAPMSGVANGQLTKSTEEGGTSTNTWHLAEPASSYLVTVAFGDFQHTDLTSSSGVPIQVWTDADGDPLPGGTDTAPAAVDWLEKILGPYPFDSLGILVVDNDSGMETQTMITLGDSDYSLSPAVVVHEAAHHWYGDTVTPADWSDVWMNEGMAMYLQGMWEAEQEGVTIAQKMDEWAGFEVQLREGAGPPAAFDPKQFGDGNIYYGPALMWQELRERIGDDKFFAMLREWPASQENGNADRQEYWDWIERTTGEELSDFFDDWLLGEETPPR; encoded by the coding sequence ATGACCCGCATGCGCGCCGCCTCGCTGGCCCTCGCCCTCACCGCCGCCCTGGCGCTCGCCGCGTGCGGCTCCGACGACGAGCCGGAGTCCGACGGCGACCCGACGACCAGCGCGACGCCCACGAGCAGCGCTCCCACGACGAGCACGACGACGCCCTCCGCCGGCGGGAAGTACGCCGCCGCGGTCAGCGAGACCCGCGAGGACTCCGTCTACCCCGACATCGGCGACCCGCTCGTCGACGCGCTCCACTACGACCTCGGGCTGGCCTGGGACCCGGCGAAGGACCGGCTCACCGCGCACCAGACGCTCACCTTCCGGGCCACCGGCGACTCCCCCACCATCCCGCTCGACTTCAACGAGCAGCTCGGGATCTCCGAGCTGACCGTCGACGGCGAGCCGGCCGACCACGAGGTCGACGGCACCCACCTCACGATCGACCACCCGATCGAGGCCGACCAGCGCTACGAGCTCGCCCTCACCTACGCCGGCACCCCGGAGCCGGCCCCGGCCCCGAGCACCCGCCAGGACTTCACCCAGGGCGTCGGCTGGAGCATCACCGACGAGCACGAGACGTGGACGCTGCAGGAGCCCTACGGGGCGTTCACCTGGTACGCCGTCAACGACCAGCCCGCCGACAAGGCCTTCTACGACTTCACCCTCACCAGCCCGGCGCCGATGTCGGGCGTGGCCAACGGGCAGCTGACGAAGTCCACCGAGGAGGGCGGGACGTCGACGAACACCTGGCACCTCGCGGAGCCCGCGTCGTCGTACCTCGTCACGGTGGCGTTCGGCGACTTCCAGCACACGGACCTGACGTCGTCGAGCGGCGTCCCGATCCAGGTCTGGACCGACGCCGACGGCGACCCGTTGCCCGGCGGCACCGACACCGCGCCGGCGGCCGTCGACTGGCTCGAGAAGATCCTGGGCCCCTATCCCTTCGACTCGCTGGGCATCCTCGTCGTCGACAACGACAGCGGCATGGAGACCCAGACCATGATCACGCTCGGCGACAGCGACTACAGCCTGTCCCCCGCCGTGGTCGTCCACGAGGCCGCGCACCACTGGTACGGCGACACGGTCACCCCCGCGGACTGGTCCGACGTGTGGATGAACGAGGGGATGGCGATGTACCTGCAGGGCATGTGGGAGGCCGAGCAGGAGGGCGTCACCATCGCCCAGAAGATGGACGAGTGGGCCGGCTTCGAGGTCCAGCTCCGCGAGGGCGCCGGACCGCCCGCCGCCTTCGACCCGAAGCAGTTCGGCGACGGCAACATCTACTACGGACCGGCGCTGATGTGGCAGGAGCTGCGGGAGAGGATCGGGGACGACAAGTTCTTCGCGATGCTCCGCGAGTGGCCGGCCTCGCAGGAGAACGGCAACGCCGACCGCCAGGAGTACTGGGACTGGATCGAGAGGACGACCGGCGAGGAGCTGTCCGACTTCTTCGACGACTGGCTGCTGGGCGAGGAGACGCCTCCGCGCTGA